A single window of Toxotes jaculatrix isolate fToxJac2 chromosome 4, fToxJac2.pri, whole genome shotgun sequence DNA harbors:
- the tsc2 gene encoding tuberin isoform X1, with protein sequence MNKQPSKESLKDKVKGIFGLGPPRPPSKQSDTKPSEFIITTDIIKELHPDCGLSNRVRMMNHVCELAKTKKFEEHAVEAVWKAVEDMLTPEQPPEARHAVLQLLRAIIQGQGERLGPLRAYFFKVISDYQPCNEDLSDRLEVFKALTENGKDITYLEEDIARFVLLWMDIGLTSDFLHVLVNLVKFNSCYLDQNVSVMVQKICVLCNRTTSSTDIEVALQVLDAVVCYNCLPSDSLTVFIITLCRTVNVKEFCESCWKLMRKVLGTHLGHSAIYTMCRIMEERVYMEDAPLLRGAVFFVGMALWGAHRLPALKNTPTLVLPSFYKAMSCANEVVSYEIVLSITRLIKKYGKELQVVTWDILLGIIERLLQQIQTIGSAELKAIVYELLTTVEELYEQNGYHGSTEKFFSLVEKCADKRPDASVLTLISYRAQSIQPAKDGWIQSLHRLMEKFFKHETRSVIRIKVLHILSFVLSTNRQLYEDELIEMVVIPQLSGIAEDRDLAVRKQATQLLVDLAEGCNTHHFTSLLDIIERVASRSLVCSGPLEVSERDPTAESPMEDVRTAILGLLEILQSKLYSLPASHASRVYELLISHLQLHYKNKYCSAIASSIRLQVFDFFLMMRADSLHRLGVPNKDGAMRFSPYCYCDTGEPEKRVSEKKPTGSTSPPGGSPAPPAAPPPSTGSIRSAYLPYAPAFSVLLQCLKMETDWKVLKLVLDKLPWTLQYKVLLLTSKCSLDQLCSTLCCMVTDRLISERLKKTPEGFSRTDVQLAVVPVLTAITSYHNYLEQSRQRELVQCLETGLIYRCAKQCVVALTMCTVEMPDIMIKLLPALIVKLTHISATVAMASPMLEFLSTLVRLPHLYANFVAEQYVSVFAISLPYTNPSKFNQYIVSLAHHVIAMWFIRCRLPFRKDFVQYITKGLRSNALLPFDDGHEQSPFRARSTSLNERPKSLRAAKVAKAAAAVANSSSSPVKELRDLSAMDAFRSRSISVSEHAVRRMHTSTTTCSLGSADENAVTQADEGLKTVHLELTETCLDMMARYVFSNFSALPKRSPIAEFLLAGGRSMTWLVGNKLVTITTSGGVRTQALLGLDMAERLGGGGEMTRSDPSLHTRITKEAPAKLESQSSQQHNRATRIRVRSMSGGHALRAGPAQSLSPLVSPSEGELAAPLSPSSGPTLDGLGPPSSTSATPSAPPPLKDNPSLAEFVPILTQGWAEIFIRRPSGNTSWLMCLENPPSPFSSELGNMPLQELSSVLMAMEGVKEPPTQTASAPASTAAPAPAPVSEPLTQTHSSVGGKPNLIQRSNTDSVVVLEEGSGVTAAHTPSDWLESEEFEPVASYPIFMSADKFTKTPPPGTLSRSSSTSSQDDEKSTLEEVSEGAIPIDQPTMGPSTPGSQGPELSFQTHSQSQGHGLNKSSSSPELQTLPEAFTKAAMESETALTDTSRPRAPSDGKPQPQQPHFEKEKVEGSTGGDINGLGGQSQGGEAPGVASSQSGGARMRLEFPQAAAAQPGPISPSGGHRPRGHTISVSAPSSRRERRTERDSYHSRPGPGNTEKISGLSPSFVFLQLYHSPFFGNEANKPLLLPKTQVIDRAVKVLDQMPPYDTHKIGVVFVGAGQVNNEVSILSNEYGSNRYAAFLTGLGKLIHLKDCDPDQIFLGGLDQYGDDGEFTYCWHDDIMQAIFHIATLMPNRESDKGCCNKKRHIGNDFVMVVYNDSGEEYKLGTIKGQFNFVEVIIKPLDYECNLVTLQCRKDLEGLVDTTVAKIVSDRNLPLLVRQMALHANMASLVHQYRANPSDAYASKWLARLRHIKRIRTRAQEDIQSRSTPGISLTQGHTQQNKSFQQSTPAANPETSGQRKRLVSTVDDFTDFV encoded by the exons ATGAATAAGCAACCAAGCAAGGAGAGTCTCAAGGACAAGGTGAAGGGGATCTTTGGGCTGGGACCGCCGCGCCCGCCGAGCAAACAGAGTGACACAAAGCCCTCTGAATTCATCATTACTACTGATATCATCAAG GAGCTCCACCCAGACTGCGGCCTAAGCAACCGCGTTCGCATGATGAACCATGTCTGTGAActtgccaaaacaaaaaaatttgaGGAG catgCAGTGGAGGCAGTATGGAAAGCTGTGGAGGACATGCTCACTCCGGAGCAGCCACCTGAGGCCAGACATGCGGTCCTACAGCTGCTGAGGGCCATTATACAGGGACAG gGTGAGCGACTCGGGCCTCTGAGAGCATACTTTTTCAAGGTGATTAGCGACTACCAACCATGCAACGAAGACCTCTCCGACAGGCTGGAAGTCTTCAAGGCCTTAACGGAAAATGGAAAAGACATCACATACCTGGAGGAGGACATAG CACGCTTTGTCCTCCTGTGGATGGACATAGGTCTCACTTCTGACTTTCTCCACGTTCTTGTAAATCTTGTGAAGTTCAACAGCTGCTACTTGGACCAAAATGTCTCCGTCATGGTCCA GAAAATCTGTGTCCTGTGCAATAGAACAACATCCTCAACAGATATTGAG GTAGCACTACAAGTCCTTGATGCGGTGGTGTGTTACAACTGCCTGCCCTCAGACTCCCTCACCGTCTTCATCATCACACTATGTCGTACAGTCAATGTCAAGGAGTTTTGTGAATCTTGCTGGAAG TTAATGAGAAAGGTGTTGGGGACTCACCTTGGCCACAGTGCTATTTACACTATGTGCCGCATCATGGAGGAGAG GGTGTACATGGAGGATGCACCATTACTGAGAGGAGCTGTATTTTTTGTTGGAATGGCACTGTGGGGCGCACACAGACTCCCCGCCctcaaaaacacacccacattgGTTTTGCCATCTTTCTACAAG GCCATGTCGTGTGCCAATGAGGTGGTGTCCTATGAAATCGTCCTCTCCATCACCAGACTGATCAAGAAGTACGGCAAGGAGTTACAGGTGGTCACTTGGGACATCCTGCTGGGCATCATTGAGCGACTGCTGCAGCAGATCCAG ACAATAGGCAGTGCAGAGCTGAAGGCCATCGTCTATGAGCTGTTGACCACAGTAGAGGAGCTGTACGAGCAGAACGGTTACCACGGCTCCACAGAGAAGTTCTTCAGTCTGGTGGAGAAATGTGCTGACAAGAGACCT gatgCGTCAGTGCTGACCCTCATCTCATACAGGGCCCAGTCTATCCAGCCAGCCAAGGACGGCTGGATCCAGAGCCTTCACCGCCTCATGGAGAAATTCTTCAA GCACGAGACTCGCAGTGTGATAAGGATCAAAGTTCTTCACATCCTGTCCTTTGTTCTCAGTACCAACCGACAGCTGTACGAG GATGAGTTGATTGAAATGGTGGTGATCCCCCAGCTCAGTGGGATAGCTGAAGACCGGGACCTGGCCGTCAGAAAACAGGCCACCCAGCTACTGGTGGATCTCGCTGAGGGCTGCAACACACACCACTTCACCAGCCTGCTGGACATCATTGAGCGG GTGGCCAGTCGCTCTCTAGTGTGTTCAGGGCCACTGGAGGTTTCTGAGAGAGACCCCACAGCAGAGTCTCCTATGGAGGACGTTAGGACTGCTATACTGGGCTTGCTGGAAATCCTTCAG AGCAAGCTTTACAGCCTACCAGCCAGCCATGCAAGCCGTGTTTATGAGTTGCTTATCAGCCACCTGCAGCTTCACTACAAGAACAAGTACTGTTCAGCCATTGCTTCCAGTATTAGACTACAG gtgtTTGACTTCTTCCTGATGATGCGCGCAGACTCTCTTCACCGTCTCGGAGTCCCCAACAAAGACGGGGCCATGAGGTTCAGCCCTTACTGCTACTGTGACACAGG tgagccAGAGAAGCGAGTCAGTGAAAAGAAGCCAACAGGTTCAACATCTCCTCCTGGTGGTAGCCCAGCTCCCCCCGCTGCTCCTCCCCCTTCAACAGGCTCGATACGCTCAGCCTACCTGCCCTACGCACCTGCCTTTAGTGTCCTCCTGCAGTGCCTCAAGatg GAGACAGATTGGAAAGTGCTGAAGCTCGTTCTCGACAAGCTGCCATGGACGCTGCAGTAcaaagtgctgctgctgacgTCAAAGTGCAGCTTGGACCAGCTCTGTTCTACACTCTGCTGCATG GTGACGGATCGGCTCATCTCAGAACGCTTGAAGAAGACCCCAGAGGGGTTTTCCCGTACTGATGTTCAGCTGGCGGTGGTTCCTGTCCTCACAGCGATCACCTCCTACCATAACTACCTGGAGCAGTCGAGACAG AGAGAGCTGGTTCAGTGCCTCGAAACTGGCCTCATTTACCGCTGTGCCAAGCAGTGTGTAGTGGCCCTTACAATGTGCACAGTGGAGATGCCTGACATCATGATCAAACTCCTACCCGCTCTAATCGTCAAGCTCACCCACATCTCTGCCACTGTTGCCATGGCATCTCCTATGCTTGAGTTCCTCTCCA CTCTGGTTCGCCTGCCCCATCTATATGCCAACTTTGTAGCTGAGcagtatgtcagtgtgtttgccaTCTCTCTACCCTACACTAATCCCTCCAA GTTCAATCAGTACATCGTGTCCCTGGCCCACCATGTGATTGCTATGTGGTTCATACGCTGCAGACTCCCGTTCCGCAAAGACTTTGTTCAGTACATCACAAAG GGTTTGCGTTCCAACGCCCTGCTGCCGTTCGATGACGGTCATGAGCAGAGCCCTTTTCGCGCCCGAAGCACCAGCCTCAATGAAAGACCCAAGAG TCTGCGGGCGGCAAAAGTGGCGAAGGCAGCAGCGGCGGTAGCCAATAGCAGCAGCTCTCCTGTTAAAGAGCTGAGGGACCTGTCAGCCATGGACGCTTTCCGCTCCCGCAGCATCAGTGTCTCCGAACACGCGGTCCGCAG GATGCACACCTCAACCACCACCTGCAGCCTGGGCTCCGCCGATGAAAATGCGGTGACTCAGGCAGACGAGGGGCTGAAGACCGTCCACCTGGAGCTCACTGAGACCTGTCTGGACATGATGGCACGATATGTGTTTTCCAATTTCTCCGCTCTGCCCAAGAG GTCTCCCATTGCAGAGTTCCTGTTGGCAGGGGGTCGCAGTATGACCTGGCTTGTGGGTAACAAGCTGGTGACCATAACAACCAGTGGAGGGGTCAGAACACAAGCACTGCTAGGCCTGGACATGGCTGAACgtctgggaggaggaggggaaatgaCCAG GTCAGATCCATCACTACACACCCGAATAACCAAAGAGGCTCCAGCCAAACTGGAGTCGCAGTCAAGCCAGCAGCACAACAGAGCCACGCGCATTCGGGTCCGCTCCATGTCAG GTGGCCATGCTCTACGTGCCGGTCCTGCTCAGAGTCTCAGTCCTCTTGTGTCCCCCTCTGAGGGCGAGTTAGCcgctcctctttctccctcctccggTCCCACCCTGGACGGCCTgggtcctccctcctccacctctgccacCCCGTCTGCTCCCCCGCCTCTCAAAGACAACCCGAGTCTGGCTGAGTTTGTCCCCATACTCACACAGGGCTGGGCAGAGATCTTCATCCGGAGACCATCTG GTAACACAAGTTGGCTGATGTGTCTGGAGAACCCACCCAGTCCCTTCTCCTCTGAGCTCGGCAACATGCCTCTGCAGGAGCTCTCCAGTGTCCTGATGGCgatggagggagtgaaggagcCTCCTACCCAGACAGCCAGTGCTCCCGCCAGCACTGCTGCTCCCGCACCAGCACCCGTCTCTGAGCCCCtaacccaaacacacagcagcgtCGGAGGCAAGCCAAACCTGATCCAGCGCTCCAACACTG ACTCTGTGGTGGTACTGGAGGAGGGGTCAGGGGTCACCGCAGCACACACCCCGTCTGATTGGCTGGAGAGTGAGGAGTTTGAGCCAGTGGCCTCTTATCCCATCTTCATGTCAGCTGACAAGTTCACAAAGACTCCGCCTCCTGGGACGCTCAGCAGG tcGTCCTCCACCTCCAGTCAAGATGATGAAAAGTCGACCCTGGAGGAAGTAAGTGAGGGAGCGATTCCCATCGATCAGCCCACCATGGGACCCTCCACCCCTGGCAGTCAGGGGCCCGAGCTTTCCTTTCAAACTCATTCTCAGTCCCAGGGTCACGGACTAAACAAATCCAGCTCCTCTCCGGAGCTCCAGACCTTACCCGAGGCCTTCACCAAGGCTGCTATGGAGTCAGAGACTGCACTGACAGACACATCACGGCCCAGAGCTCCTTCAGATGGCAAGCCTCAGCCCCAGCAGCCTCATTTTGagaaggagaaggtggagggAAGCACAGGAGGGGACATTAATGGACTGGGAGGTCAGAGTCAAGGAGGTGAAGCCCCAGGTGTAGCCTCATCTCAAAGTGGAGGGGCAAGGATGAGATTGGAGTTTCCACAGGCGGCAGCGGCACAACCTGGACCCATCTCCCCCAGCGGAGGACACCGGCCCCGCGGTCACACCATCTCAGTATCAGCCCCCTCCtcaaggagggagaggaggacagagagggactCGTACCACAGTCGGCCTGGACCCGGCAACACAGAGAAGATCTCTGGACTGAGTCCCAG CTTTGTCTTCCTCCAGCTGTACCACTCTCCTTTCTTTGGGAATGAAGCCAACAAACCGCTGCTTCTGCCCAAAACTCAG GTGATTGACCGCGCTGTGAAGGTCCTGGATCAGATGCCTCCTTACGACACCCATAAGATCGGAGTGGTGTTTGTTGGAGCTGGTCAG GTTAACAATGAAGTTTCCATCCTGTCAAACGAGTACGGATCGAACCGCTACGCTGCCTTCCTAACGGGCCTCGGCAAATTAATCCACCTGAAAGACTGTGACCCCGACCAGATCTTCCTCGGAGGTCTCGACCAGTACGGAGATGATGGAGAGTTCACCTACTGCTGGCACGATGACATaatgcagg CTATCTTCCACATAGCCACACTGATGCCAAACAGGGAGAGCGACAAGGGTTGCTGTAATAAGAAGCGTCACATTGGCAACGATTTTGTCATGGTGGTGTACAATGACTCTGGAGAGGAGTACAAACTGGGCACCATAAag gGCCAGTTTAACTTTGTAGAAGTCATTATAAAGCCACTGGATTATGAATGTAACCTGGTCACTCTGCAGTGCCGCAAAG aCCTGGAGGGGTTAGTAGATACAACGGTGGCAAAAATCGTTTCAGACCGCAACCTTCCTCTCTTAGTCAGACAGATGGCTCTGCATGCAAAC aTGGCCTCCTTGGTGCATCAGTACAGAGCAAACCCCTCTGATGCTTATGCCTCTAAGTGGTTAGCGAGATTACGACACATTAAGAGGATCAGGACCAGG GCTCAAGAAGATATTCAGTCTCGCTCGACTCCCGGCATCTCGCTGACCCAAGGACACACTCAGCAGAACAAGTCTTTTCAGCAGAGCACTCCAGCAGCAAACCCAGAGACCTCGGGGCAGAGGAAAAGACTTGTATCAACAGTGGatgatttcactgattttgtttGA
- the tsc2 gene encoding tuberin isoform X2, whose translation MNKQPSKESLKDKVKGIFGLGPPRPPSKQSDTKPSEFIITTDIIKELHPDCGLSNRVRMMNHVCELAKTKKFEEHAVEAVWKAVEDMLTPEQPPEARHAVLQLLRAIIQGQGERLGPLRAYFFKVISDYQPCNEDLSDRLEVFKALTENGKDITYLEEDIARFVLLWMDIGLTSDFLHVLVNLVKFNSCYLDQNVSVMVQKICVLCNRTTSSTDIEVALQVLDAVVCYNCLPSDSLTVFIITLCRTVNVKEFCESCWKLMRKVLGTHLGHSAIYTMCRIMEERVYMEDAPLLRGAVFFVGMALWGAHRLPALKNTPTLVLPSFYKAMSCANEVVSYEIVLSITRLIKKYGKELQVVTWDILLGIIERLLQQIQTIGSAELKAIVYELLTTVEELYEQNGYHGSTEKFFSLVEKCADKRPDASVLTLISYRAQSIQPAKDGWIQSLHRLMEKFFKHETRSVIRIKVLHILSFVLSTNRQLYEDELIEMVVIPQLSGIAEDRDLAVRKQATQLLVDLAEGCNTHHFTSLLDIIERVASRSLVCSGPLEVSERDPTAESPMEDVRTAILGLLEILQSKLYSLPASHASRVYELLISHLQLHYKNKYCSAIASSIRLQVFDFFLMMRADSLHRLGVPNKDGAMRFSPYCYCDTGEPEKRVSEKKPTGSTSPPGGSPAPPAAPPPSTGSIRSAYLPYAPAFSVLLQCLKMETDWKVLKLVLDKLPWTLQYKVLLLTSKCSLDQLCSTLCCMVTDRLISERLKKTPEGFSRTDVQLAVVPVLTAITSYHNYLEQSRQRELVQCLETGLIYRCAKQCVVALTMCTVEMPDIMIKLLPALIVKLTHISATVAMASPMLEFLSTLVRLPHLYANFVAEQYVSVFAISLPYTNPSKFNQYIVSLAHHVIAMWFIRCRLPFRKDFVQYITKGLRSNALLPFDDGHEQSPFRARSTSLNERPKRMHTSTTTCSLGSADENAVTQADEGLKTVHLELTETCLDMMARYVFSNFSALPKRSPIAEFLLAGGRSMTWLVGNKLVTITTSGGVRTQALLGLDMAERLGGGGEMTRSDPSLHTRITKEAPAKLESQSSQQHNRATRIRVRSMSGGHALRAGPAQSLSPLVSPSEGELAAPLSPSSGPTLDGLGPPSSTSATPSAPPPLKDNPSLAEFVPILTQGWAEIFIRRPSGNTSWLMCLENPPSPFSSELGNMPLQELSSVLMAMEGVKEPPTQTASAPASTAAPAPAPVSEPLTQTHSSVGGKPNLIQRSNTDSVVVLEEGSGVTAAHTPSDWLESEEFEPVASYPIFMSADKFTKTPPPGTLSRSSSTSSQDDEKSTLEEVSEGAIPIDQPTMGPSTPGSQGPELSFQTHSQSQGHGLNKSSSSPELQTLPEAFTKAAMESETALTDTSRPRAPSDGKPQPQQPHFEKEKVEGSTGGDINGLGGQSQGGEAPGVASSQSGGARMRLEFPQAAAAQPGPISPSGGHRPRGHTISVSAPSSRRERRTERDSYHSRPGPGNTEKISGLSPSFVFLQLYHSPFFGNEANKPLLLPKTQVIDRAVKVLDQMPPYDTHKIGVVFVGAGQVNNEVSILSNEYGSNRYAAFLTGLGKLIHLKDCDPDQIFLGGLDQYGDDGEFTYCWHDDIMQAIFHIATLMPNRESDKGCCNKKRHIGNDFVMVVYNDSGEEYKLGTIKGQFNFVEVIIKPLDYECNLVTLQCRKDLEGLVDTTVAKIVSDRNLPLLVRQMALHANMASLVHQYRANPSDAYASKWLARLRHIKRIRTRAQEDIQSRSTPGISLTQGHTQQNKSFQQSTPAANPETSGQRKRLVSTVDDFTDFV comes from the exons ATGAATAAGCAACCAAGCAAGGAGAGTCTCAAGGACAAGGTGAAGGGGATCTTTGGGCTGGGACCGCCGCGCCCGCCGAGCAAACAGAGTGACACAAAGCCCTCTGAATTCATCATTACTACTGATATCATCAAG GAGCTCCACCCAGACTGCGGCCTAAGCAACCGCGTTCGCATGATGAACCATGTCTGTGAActtgccaaaacaaaaaaatttgaGGAG catgCAGTGGAGGCAGTATGGAAAGCTGTGGAGGACATGCTCACTCCGGAGCAGCCACCTGAGGCCAGACATGCGGTCCTACAGCTGCTGAGGGCCATTATACAGGGACAG gGTGAGCGACTCGGGCCTCTGAGAGCATACTTTTTCAAGGTGATTAGCGACTACCAACCATGCAACGAAGACCTCTCCGACAGGCTGGAAGTCTTCAAGGCCTTAACGGAAAATGGAAAAGACATCACATACCTGGAGGAGGACATAG CACGCTTTGTCCTCCTGTGGATGGACATAGGTCTCACTTCTGACTTTCTCCACGTTCTTGTAAATCTTGTGAAGTTCAACAGCTGCTACTTGGACCAAAATGTCTCCGTCATGGTCCA GAAAATCTGTGTCCTGTGCAATAGAACAACATCCTCAACAGATATTGAG GTAGCACTACAAGTCCTTGATGCGGTGGTGTGTTACAACTGCCTGCCCTCAGACTCCCTCACCGTCTTCATCATCACACTATGTCGTACAGTCAATGTCAAGGAGTTTTGTGAATCTTGCTGGAAG TTAATGAGAAAGGTGTTGGGGACTCACCTTGGCCACAGTGCTATTTACACTATGTGCCGCATCATGGAGGAGAG GGTGTACATGGAGGATGCACCATTACTGAGAGGAGCTGTATTTTTTGTTGGAATGGCACTGTGGGGCGCACACAGACTCCCCGCCctcaaaaacacacccacattgGTTTTGCCATCTTTCTACAAG GCCATGTCGTGTGCCAATGAGGTGGTGTCCTATGAAATCGTCCTCTCCATCACCAGACTGATCAAGAAGTACGGCAAGGAGTTACAGGTGGTCACTTGGGACATCCTGCTGGGCATCATTGAGCGACTGCTGCAGCAGATCCAG ACAATAGGCAGTGCAGAGCTGAAGGCCATCGTCTATGAGCTGTTGACCACAGTAGAGGAGCTGTACGAGCAGAACGGTTACCACGGCTCCACAGAGAAGTTCTTCAGTCTGGTGGAGAAATGTGCTGACAAGAGACCT gatgCGTCAGTGCTGACCCTCATCTCATACAGGGCCCAGTCTATCCAGCCAGCCAAGGACGGCTGGATCCAGAGCCTTCACCGCCTCATGGAGAAATTCTTCAA GCACGAGACTCGCAGTGTGATAAGGATCAAAGTTCTTCACATCCTGTCCTTTGTTCTCAGTACCAACCGACAGCTGTACGAG GATGAGTTGATTGAAATGGTGGTGATCCCCCAGCTCAGTGGGATAGCTGAAGACCGGGACCTGGCCGTCAGAAAACAGGCCACCCAGCTACTGGTGGATCTCGCTGAGGGCTGCAACACACACCACTTCACCAGCCTGCTGGACATCATTGAGCGG GTGGCCAGTCGCTCTCTAGTGTGTTCAGGGCCACTGGAGGTTTCTGAGAGAGACCCCACAGCAGAGTCTCCTATGGAGGACGTTAGGACTGCTATACTGGGCTTGCTGGAAATCCTTCAG AGCAAGCTTTACAGCCTACCAGCCAGCCATGCAAGCCGTGTTTATGAGTTGCTTATCAGCCACCTGCAGCTTCACTACAAGAACAAGTACTGTTCAGCCATTGCTTCCAGTATTAGACTACAG gtgtTTGACTTCTTCCTGATGATGCGCGCAGACTCTCTTCACCGTCTCGGAGTCCCCAACAAAGACGGGGCCATGAGGTTCAGCCCTTACTGCTACTGTGACACAGG tgagccAGAGAAGCGAGTCAGTGAAAAGAAGCCAACAGGTTCAACATCTCCTCCTGGTGGTAGCCCAGCTCCCCCCGCTGCTCCTCCCCCTTCAACAGGCTCGATACGCTCAGCCTACCTGCCCTACGCACCTGCCTTTAGTGTCCTCCTGCAGTGCCTCAAGatg GAGACAGATTGGAAAGTGCTGAAGCTCGTTCTCGACAAGCTGCCATGGACGCTGCAGTAcaaagtgctgctgctgacgTCAAAGTGCAGCTTGGACCAGCTCTGTTCTACACTCTGCTGCATG GTGACGGATCGGCTCATCTCAGAACGCTTGAAGAAGACCCCAGAGGGGTTTTCCCGTACTGATGTTCAGCTGGCGGTGGTTCCTGTCCTCACAGCGATCACCTCCTACCATAACTACCTGGAGCAGTCGAGACAG AGAGAGCTGGTTCAGTGCCTCGAAACTGGCCTCATTTACCGCTGTGCCAAGCAGTGTGTAGTGGCCCTTACAATGTGCACAGTGGAGATGCCTGACATCATGATCAAACTCCTACCCGCTCTAATCGTCAAGCTCACCCACATCTCTGCCACTGTTGCCATGGCATCTCCTATGCTTGAGTTCCTCTCCA CTCTGGTTCGCCTGCCCCATCTATATGCCAACTTTGTAGCTGAGcagtatgtcagtgtgtttgccaTCTCTCTACCCTACACTAATCCCTCCAA GTTCAATCAGTACATCGTGTCCCTGGCCCACCATGTGATTGCTATGTGGTTCATACGCTGCAGACTCCCGTTCCGCAAAGACTTTGTTCAGTACATCACAAAG GGTTTGCGTTCCAACGCCCTGCTGCCGTTCGATGACGGTCATGAGCAGAGCCCTTTTCGCGCCCGAAGCACCAGCCTCAATGAAAGACCCAAGAG GATGCACACCTCAACCACCACCTGCAGCCTGGGCTCCGCCGATGAAAATGCGGTGACTCAGGCAGACGAGGGGCTGAAGACCGTCCACCTGGAGCTCACTGAGACCTGTCTGGACATGATGGCACGATATGTGTTTTCCAATTTCTCCGCTCTGCCCAAGAG GTCTCCCATTGCAGAGTTCCTGTTGGCAGGGGGTCGCAGTATGACCTGGCTTGTGGGTAACAAGCTGGTGACCATAACAACCAGTGGAGGGGTCAGAACACAAGCACTGCTAGGCCTGGACATGGCTGAACgtctgggaggaggaggggaaatgaCCAG GTCAGATCCATCACTACACACCCGAATAACCAAAGAGGCTCCAGCCAAACTGGAGTCGCAGTCAAGCCAGCAGCACAACAGAGCCACGCGCATTCGGGTCCGCTCCATGTCAG GTGGCCATGCTCTACGTGCCGGTCCTGCTCAGAGTCTCAGTCCTCTTGTGTCCCCCTCTGAGGGCGAGTTAGCcgctcctctttctccctcctccggTCCCACCCTGGACGGCCTgggtcctccctcctccacctctgccacCCCGTCTGCTCCCCCGCCTCTCAAAGACAACCCGAGTCTGGCTGAGTTTGTCCCCATACTCACACAGGGCTGGGCAGAGATCTTCATCCGGAGACCATCTG GTAACACAAGTTGGCTGATGTGTCTGGAGAACCCACCCAGTCCCTTCTCCTCTGAGCTCGGCAACATGCCTCTGCAGGAGCTCTCCAGTGTCCTGATGGCgatggagggagtgaaggagcCTCCTACCCAGACAGCCAGTGCTCCCGCCAGCACTGCTGCTCCCGCACCAGCACCCGTCTCTGAGCCCCtaacccaaacacacagcagcgtCGGAGGCAAGCCAAACCTGATCCAGCGCTCCAACACTG ACTCTGTGGTGGTACTGGAGGAGGGGTCAGGGGTCACCGCAGCACACACCCCGTCTGATTGGCTGGAGAGTGAGGAGTTTGAGCCAGTGGCCTCTTATCCCATCTTCATGTCAGCTGACAAGTTCACAAAGACTCCGCCTCCTGGGACGCTCAGCAGG tcGTCCTCCACCTCCAGTCAAGATGATGAAAAGTCGACCCTGGAGGAAGTAAGTGAGGGAGCGATTCCCATCGATCAGCCCACCATGGGACCCTCCACCCCTGGCAGTCAGGGGCCCGAGCTTTCCTTTCAAACTCATTCTCAGTCCCAGGGTCACGGACTAAACAAATCCAGCTCCTCTCCGGAGCTCCAGACCTTACCCGAGGCCTTCACCAAGGCTGCTATGGAGTCAGAGACTGCACTGACAGACACATCACGGCCCAGAGCTCCTTCAGATGGCAAGCCTCAGCCCCAGCAGCCTCATTTTGagaaggagaaggtggagggAAGCACAGGAGGGGACATTAATGGACTGGGAGGTCAGAGTCAAGGAGGTGAAGCCCCAGGTGTAGCCTCATCTCAAAGTGGAGGGGCAAGGATGAGATTGGAGTTTCCACAGGCGGCAGCGGCACAACCTGGACCCATCTCCCCCAGCGGAGGACACCGGCCCCGCGGTCACACCATCTCAGTATCAGCCCCCTCCtcaaggagggagaggaggacagagagggactCGTACCACAGTCGGCCTGGACCCGGCAACACAGAGAAGATCTCTGGACTGAGTCCCAG CTTTGTCTTCCTCCAGCTGTACCACTCTCCTTTCTTTGGGAATGAAGCCAACAAACCGCTGCTTCTGCCCAAAACTCAG GTGATTGACCGCGCTGTGAAGGTCCTGGATCAGATGCCTCCTTACGACACCCATAAGATCGGAGTGGTGTTTGTTGGAGCTGGTCAG GTTAACAATGAAGTTTCCATCCTGTCAAACGAGTACGGATCGAACCGCTACGCTGCCTTCCTAACGGGCCTCGGCAAATTAATCCACCTGAAAGACTGTGACCCCGACCAGATCTTCCTCGGAGGTCTCGACCAGTACGGAGATGATGGAGAGTTCACCTACTGCTGGCACGATGACATaatgcagg CTATCTTCCACATAGCCACACTGATGCCAAACAGGGAGAGCGACAAGGGTTGCTGTAATAAGAAGCGTCACATTGGCAACGATTTTGTCATGGTGGTGTACAATGACTCTGGAGAGGAGTACAAACTGGGCACCATAAag gGCCAGTTTAACTTTGTAGAAGTCATTATAAAGCCACTGGATTATGAATGTAACCTGGTCACTCTGCAGTGCCGCAAAG aCCTGGAGGGGTTAGTAGATACAACGGTGGCAAAAATCGTTTCAGACCGCAACCTTCCTCTCTTAGTCAGACAGATGGCTCTGCATGCAAAC aTGGCCTCCTTGGTGCATCAGTACAGAGCAAACCCCTCTGATGCTTATGCCTCTAAGTGGTTAGCGAGATTACGACACATTAAGAGGATCAGGACCAGG GCTCAAGAAGATATTCAGTCTCGCTCGACTCCCGGCATCTCGCTGACCCAAGGACACACTCAGCAGAACAAGTCTTTTCAGCAGAGCACTCCAGCAGCAAACCCAGAGACCTCGGGGCAGAGGAAAAGACTTGTATCAACAGTGGatgatttcactgattttgtttGA